The region GAAAAAACTTGTGATTATGAAAGAAAGGAAGATAAAACAAAAAAACAAAAAAATAAATAGATTAAAACTGTACTTTTTATAAAAAATATAGTAATCTATACATAGACTAACAATTTAAAAAATAATGAATAATCTGAAAACTTGTTATTTTTTTCCCTTGAAGTTATTTGAAAGTTGTGTTAGTATTTGTTTGGTCTATTTGTTCTATAGGAGAGTGGTCTACATGATGATGGGAACAACTATTATTGCAATTAAAAAAGGAAATAACATTGCAATTGCTGGTGATGGTCAAGTAACTATGGGTGATAAGACCATCATGAAGAGTTCAGCAAAAAAAGTTAGAAAGATTTATAATGATAAGGTTGTTATTGGTTTTGCTGGCTCTGTAGCTGATGCGGTAACATTAGCAGAAATATTGGAAGAAAAACTAGAGCAACATGGTGGCAATTTAAAAAGAAGTGCTGTTGAATTAGCTAAAGAATGGAGAAGAGATAAAGTTTTAAGAAGGCTAGAGGCTATGCTAGTAGCTGGAGATGGAGAAAACCTACTATTGATTTCTGGTAATGGTGAGGTTATAGAACCAGATGAAGGTATAATTGCTATAGGTTCTGGAGGAAATTATGCTTTAGCTGCTGGAAAAGCTTTAATTAAGCATTCTGATTTAAATATAGAAGATGTTGCTTTAGAATCGCTATTGATAGCATCGTCAATATGTGTATATACGAATGATAATATAACCCTTGAAATTATATAAGGAGAGTGATTCTATGGTCGAGTTAACCCCTAATGAAATTGTAATGGAACTAGATAAGTATGTAGTTGGCCAAGAGCAAGCAAAAAAAGCTGTAGCAATAGCTATTAGGAATAGATATAGGAGGAGCCTAATACCAGATGATTTCAGAGAAGAAGTAAAACCTAAAAACATACTCATGGTAGGACCTACAGGTGTGGGGAAAACTGAAATCGCTAGAAGATTAGCAAAGCTTGTAAATGCTCCTTTTGTAAAAGTAGAGGCAACAAAATTTACAGAGGTTGGTTATGTAGGTAGAGATGTGGATTCTATGATTAGAGATTTGGTAGAAGACTCTGTGAGAATGGTAAAAGAAGAAGAAGTGTCAAGAGTGCTAGACAAGGGAAAACTAATTGCTGAGGAAAAAATCATAGAACTACTCGTTCCGAAATCAAAGAAGAGAACAAATATAAATAATCCATT is a window of Anaerosalibacter sp. Marseille-P3206 DNA encoding:
- the hslV gene encoding ATP-dependent protease subunit HslV codes for the protein MMMGTTIIAIKKGNNIAIAGDGQVTMGDKTIMKSSAKKVRKIYNDKVVIGFAGSVADAVTLAEILEEKLEQHGGNLKRSAVELAKEWRRDKVLRRLEAMLVAGDGENLLLISGNGEVIEPDEGIIAIGSGGNYALAAGKALIKHSDLNIEDVALESLLIASSICVYTNDNITLEII